From a region of the Rhinopithecus roxellana isolate Shanxi Qingling chromosome 8, ASM756505v1, whole genome shotgun sequence genome:
- the SF3B4 gene encoding splicing factor 3B subunit 4, with product MAAGPISERNQDATVYVGGLDEKVSEPLLWELFLQAGPVVNTHMPKDRVTGQHQGYGFVEFLSEEDADYAIKIMNMIKLYGKPIRVNKASAHNKNLDVGANIFIGNLDPEIDEKLLYDTFSAFGVILQTPKIMRDPDTGNSKGYAFINFASFDASDAAIEAMNGQYLCNRPITVSYAFKKDSKGERHGSAAERLLAAQNPLSQADRPHQLFADAPPPPSAPNPVVSSLGSGLPPPGMPPPGSFPPPVPPPGALPPGIPPAMPPPPMPPGAAGHGPPSAGTPGAGHPGHGHSHPHPFPPGGMPHPGMSQMQLAHHGPHGLGHPHAGPPGSGGQPPPRPPPGMPHPGPPPMGMPPRGPPFGSPMGHPGPMPPHGMRGPPPLMPPHGYTGPPRPPPYGYQRGPLPPPRPTPRPPVPPRGPLRGPLPQ from the exons ATGGCTGCCGGGCCGATCTCCGAGCGGAACCAGG ATGCCACTGTGTACGTGGGGGGCCTGGATGAGAAGGTTAGTGAACCACTGTTGTGGGAACTGTTTCTCCAGGCTGGACCAGTAGTCAACACCCACATGCCAAAGGATAGAGTCACTGGCCAGCACCAAG GCTATGGCTTTGTGGAATTCTTGAGTGAGGAAGATGCTGACTATGCCATTAAGATCATGAACATGATCAAACTCTATGGGAAGCCAATACGGGTGAACAAGGCATCAGCCCACAACAAAAACCTGGATGTAGGGGCCAACATTTTCATTGGGAACCTGGACCCTGAGATTGATGAGAAGTTGCTTTATGATACTTTCAGCGCCTTTGGGGTCATCTTACAAACCCCCAAGATTATGCGGGACCCAGACACAGGCAACTCCAAAGGTTATGCCTTTATTAATTTTGCTTCATTTGATGCTTCGGATGCAGCAATTGAAGCCATGAATGGGCAGTACCTCTGTAACCGCCCTATCACCGTATCTTATGCCTTCAAGAAGGACTCCAAGGGTGAGCGCCATGGCTCAGCAGCCGAACGACTTCTGGCAGCTCAGAACCCGCTCTCCCAGGCTGACCGCCCTCATCAGCTGTTTGCAGATGCACCTCCTCCACCCTCTGCCCCCAATCCTGTGGTTTCATCATTGGGGTCTGGGCTTCCTCCACCAG GCATGCCTCCTCCTGGCTCCTTCCCACCCCCAGTGCCACCTCCTGGAGCCCTCCCACCTGGGATACCCCCAGCCATGCCCCCACCACCTATGCCTCCTGGAGCTGCAGGACATGGCCCCCCATCGGCAGGAACCCCAGGGGCAGGACATCCTGGTCATGGACACTCACATCCTCACCCATTCCCACCAGGTGGGATGCCCCATCCAG ggATGTCTCAGATGCAACTGGCACACCATGGCCCTCATGGCTTAGGACATCCCCACGCTGGACCCCCAGGCTCTGGGGGGCAGCCACCACCCCGACCACCACCTGGAATGCCTCATCCTGGACCTCCTCCAATGGGCATGCCCCCCCGAGGGCCTCCATTCGGATCTCCCATGG GTCACCCAGGTCCTATGCCTCCGCATGGTATGCGTGGACCTCCTCCACTGATGCCCCCGCATGGATACACTGGCCCTCCACGACCCCCACCCTATGGCTACCAGCGGgggcctctccctccacccagACCCACTCCCCGGCCACCAGTTCCCCCTCGAGGACCGCTTCGAGGCCCTCTCCCTCAGTAA